A single genomic interval of Chitinophaga sp. 180180018-3 harbors:
- a CDS encoding glucosamine-6-phosphate deaminase yields MKIVLSNTPQILGTAAGVAAAKLINAAILEKGYANIILATGTSQFETLRQLIAENVDWGKVNMFHLDEYIGLPDTHPASFRKYLRERFLAEVPALKSVYLINGEADPAAECARLNAIIEAHPVDVALVGIGENGHLAFNDPPADFDTTKPYIVVKLDAACRQQQMNEGWFGEVSEVPEQAISMSVQQIMLSAHIICSVPGERKAEAVKNSLEQAVNNLFPASILQRHASCTFYLDEASAAKLQQAQKTA; encoded by the coding sequence ATGAAAATAGTGCTTTCAAACACCCCGCAAATCTTAGGAACAGCAGCCGGTGTGGCAGCGGCTAAACTGATCAATGCTGCCATCCTGGAAAAAGGCTATGCCAATATTATCCTGGCTACGGGTACCAGCCAGTTCGAAACGCTGCGTCAGCTGATTGCAGAGAACGTCGACTGGGGAAAAGTAAATATGTTTCACCTCGATGAATATATTGGTCTTCCTGATACTCATCCGGCAAGTTTCCGGAAGTATCTTCGGGAGCGTTTCCTGGCAGAGGTGCCTGCGTTGAAATCAGTTTACCTGATCAACGGAGAAGCAGATCCGGCTGCGGAATGCGCGCGATTGAATGCGATCATTGAAGCGCATCCTGTTGATGTGGCGCTTGTAGGGATCGGAGAAAACGGGCACCTGGCATTTAATGATCCACCCGCCGATTTTGACACAACGAAACCGTATATTGTAGTAAAACTGGACGCAGCCTGCCGGCAGCAACAGATGAATGAAGGCTGGTTTGGCGAAGTATCGGAAGTGCCGGAACAGGCCATCAGCATGTCGGTACAGCAGATCATGCTGTCTGCACACATCATCTGTTCAGTACCCGGAGAACGCAAGGCCGAAGCTGTAAAGAACAGCCTGGAACAAGCGGTGAACAACCTGTTCCCGGCCAGTATACTGCAACGGCATGCCAGCTGTACATTTTACCTGGATGAAGCATCCGCGGCAAAGCTGCAACAGGCGCAGAAAACAGCATAG